The Lacrimispora xylanolytica genome has a segment encoding these proteins:
- a CDS encoding Holliday junction resolvase RecU, with translation MGTWKTRGLRGSTLEELINRSNEGYREKGLALIQKIPTPITPISIDKESRHITLAYFDQKSTVDYIGAVQGIPICFDAKECGANTFPLQNIHPHQVAFMEAFEQQGGIAFIILSYTQKNEIYYLPFARLKEYWKRMEEGGRKSFTYEEVDKAWKIGSCRDILVHYLEMIQKDLTGRD, from the coding sequence ATGGGAACCTGGAAAACTAGGGGGTTAAGGGGATCTACCCTGGAAGAACTGATTAACAGAAGCAATGAAGGATATCGGGAAAAGGGACTTGCATTGATTCAGAAAATACCGACTCCAATCACACCAATCTCCATCGATAAGGAAAGCCGGCATATTACACTGGCGTATTTTGACCAGAAAAGTACGGTGGATTATATTGGTGCGGTACAGGGAATTCCTATCTGTTTTGATGCAAAAGAGTGCGGAGCTAATACCTTTCCCTTACAGAATATCCATCCTCACCAGGTCGCTTTTATGGAAGCCTTTGAGCAACAGGGAGGAATTGCCTTTATTATCTTATCCTACACCCAGAAAAACGAGATTTATTATCTTCCATTTGCCCGGTTAAAAGAATACTGGAAGAGAATGGAGGAAGGCGGCAGAAAAAGCTTCACCTACGAAGAGGTGGATAAGGCATGGAAGATTGGAAGCTGCCGTGATATTCTTGTCCACTATTTGGAGATGATTCAAAAAGATTTGACAGGAAGAGATTGA
- the hisB gene encoding imidazoleglycerol-phosphate dehydratase HisB produces the protein MGRSCEIERVTAETNIHMCLNLDGQGEAVINTGIGFFNHMLNSFTRHGFFDLNLSVDGDLEVDTHHTVEDTGIVLGNAIKKALGDKKSIKRYGSMILPMDETLILCAIDLSGRPYFSFDVPFTSERVGDFETEMVKEFFYAVSYASEMNLHIRKLAGENNHHIIEGIFKAFAKALDEATMIDDRIRGVLSTKGTL, from the coding sequence GTGGGACGAAGTTGTGAGATTGAACGAGTGACAGCGGAAACAAACATTCACATGTGTCTTAATCTGGATGGACAGGGAGAGGCAGTGATAAACACAGGCATAGGCTTTTTTAATCATATGCTGAACAGTTTTACCCGTCATGGTTTTTTTGATTTAAATCTTTCTGTAGATGGAGATCTGGAAGTAGATACTCATCATACGGTAGAAGATACTGGAATTGTACTGGGAAATGCAATTAAAAAAGCCCTTGGTGATAAAAAGTCCATCAAACGCTACGGAAGCATGATTCTTCCCATGGACGAGACCCTGATTCTTTGTGCCATTGATTTATCCGGAAGACCTTATTTCAGCTTTGACGTTCCATTTACATCAGAACGGGTAGGAGATTTTGAGACTGAGATGGTAAAAGAGTTCTTCTATGCGGTTTCCTATGCCAGCGAGATGAATCTGCATATCAGAAAACTGGCAGGAGAAAACAATCACCATATCATCGAAGGAATCTTTAAAGCATTTGCAAAGGCACTTGATGAGGCTACCATGATAGATGACAGGATTCGTGGAGTGTTATCTACGAAAGGGACATTATAA
- a CDS encoding RluA family pseudouridine synthase, whose product MQSLIVSSNEAGQRLDKLLTKYLNLAGKGFLYKMMRKKNITLNGKKCDGSEKLLSGDEIKLFLSEETILKFSEVKIPDVKKVKLDIIYEDDNIALVNKPAGMLSQKAKDTDESLVEYFIDYLLSSDQLSTEQLKSFRPSICNRLDRNTSGLVVGGKSLAGLQIMSEVFKDRSIHKFYQCVVKGEVSGRQTINGFLIKDEKTNQVTIHKTSIPGSLPITTEYEPVQYFGGYTLLKVTLITGRTHQIRAHLSSIGHPIVGDYKYGDSRVNEEAKKLYHISSQMLHSYQVIFPELREPLEYLSGKSYKASLPKTFSKICRDWR is encoded by the coding sequence ATGCAGTCTTTGATTGTATCGAGTAATGAAGCAGGCCAGCGTCTTGACAAGCTACTGACCAAATATCTAAATCTGGCCGGAAAAGGATTTCTTTATAAGATGATGAGAAAAAAGAACATCACATTAAACGGCAAAAAATGTGACGGTTCGGAAAAATTATTATCAGGAGATGAAATCAAGCTGTTTCTGTCGGAAGAGACTATCTTAAAATTTTCCGAAGTAAAAATACCGGATGTTAAAAAAGTCAAATTAGATATTATTTACGAAGATGATAATATTGCGCTGGTAAATAAGCCTGCAGGGATGCTTTCCCAAAAAGCAAAGGACACAGATGAGTCTCTGGTGGAATACTTCATTGATTATTTATTATCCAGTGACCAGTTATCTACAGAACAGTTAAAAAGCTTCCGCCCTTCCATCTGCAACCGCCTTGACCGGAATACAAGCGGTCTTGTGGTAGGAGGAAAATCTCTTGCCGGGCTTCAAATTATGTCAGAAGTCTTTAAGGACAGAAGCATACACAAGTTTTATCAATGTGTGGTGAAGGGAGAGGTATCCGGACGTCAGACTATTAATGGCTTCTTAATTAAGGATGAAAAGACCAATCAGGTAACCATTCATAAAACATCAATACCTGGAAGTCTGCCGATAACCACAGAATATGAGCCGGTGCAGTATTTCGGAGGATATACTCTTTTAAAGGTCACCTTGATTACAGGGCGAACCCATCAAATCAGGGCTCATCTGTCTTCCATTGGACACCCCATTGTGGGGGATTATAAATATGGGGACAGCCGGGTCAATGAAGAGGCAAAAAAGCTTTACCATATTAGTTCCCAGATGCTCCATTCTTATCAGGTGATATTTCCTGAACTAAGAGAGCCTTTGGAGTATTTATCAGGTAAATCATATAAAGCCTCTCTTCCCAAAACATTTTCAAAGATATGCAGGGACTGGAGATAG
- the hisZ gene encoding ATP phosphoribosyltransferase regulatory subunit produces the protein MANKLLHTPDGVRDIYGAECTRKAVIQEKMLKVFHLCGYQDIETPTFEFFDIFNESRGSVKAKEMFKFFDRDNHTLVLRPDETPAIARCAAKYFLHEDMPIRLCYMERTFINHSSYQGRLKEASQTGVELIGDDSADSDGEILAMVIWALMSAGLTEIQVELGEVDFFKGLLEEAGMDEEQEERLRELIENKNYFGVEELVNSQPISNELKQVFLKLPELFGSLDQIKAAKELTSNKRALKAIERLEEVNEILSFYGLSDYVSYDLGMLSQYQYYTGIIFKAYSYGTGDYIVNGGRYDKLLEQFGKDSPAVGFGISVDELLLALSRQKIKTEIPVTNTMILYEQESREQAILLADHFRSTGLSVQLQSRVGKRSMEDYEAYALRRELTNLLYLDSRGIAVTIKNLSLGREDEIPLSEYLK, from the coding sequence ATGGCAAATAAACTGTTACATACTCCGGATGGTGTCCGGGATATATACGGAGCAGAGTGTACCAGAAAGGCAGTCATACAGGAAAAGATGTTAAAGGTATTTCATTTGTGCGGGTATCAGGATATAGAGACTCCTACCTTTGAATTCTTTGACATCTTTAATGAATCAAGAGGCAGTGTAAAGGCCAAGGAAATGTTCAAGTTCTTTGACCGTGACAATCATACCCTTGTACTTCGGCCCGATGAGACGCCTGCAATTGCAAGATGTGCGGCAAAGTATTTCCTTCATGAGGATATGCCCATCCGCCTTTGTTATATGGAACGGACCTTTATCAATCATTCCAGCTATCAAGGCAGACTAAAGGAAGCCAGTCAGACTGGCGTAGAGCTCATCGGAGATGATTCCGCGGACTCTGACGGCGAGATTCTCGCTATGGTAATCTGGGCACTGATGAGTGCGGGACTTACGGAAATCCAGGTGGAATTAGGAGAAGTGGATTTCTTTAAAGGGCTTTTAGAAGAAGCAGGCATGGATGAGGAGCAGGAAGAGCGTCTAAGAGAGCTGATTGAAAATAAAAATTACTTTGGTGTGGAGGAGCTTGTTAACTCTCAGCCTATATCCAATGAATTAAAACAGGTGTTCTTAAAGCTTCCGGAGCTTTTTGGCTCCCTGGATCAGATTAAGGCAGCCAAAGAACTAACGAGTAATAAAAGAGCTTTAAAAGCCATTGAACGTCTGGAAGAGGTAAATGAAATCCTTTCCTTTTACGGGCTTTCTGATTACGTTTCCTATGATCTTGGAATGCTGAGCCAGTATCAGTATTATACAGGGATTATCTTTAAGGCATACTCCTATGGAACCGGCGATTATATCGTAAATGGCGGAAGATATGATAAGCTTTTAGAGCAGTTTGGCAAAGATTCTCCTGCCGTGGGATTTGGAATCTCTGTGGATGAGCTGCTTTTAGCTTTATCCAGACAAAAGATCAAAACAGAGATTCCTGTGACCAATACCATGATCCTTTATGAACAGGAATCCAGGGAACAGGCCATTTTGTTGGCAGATCATTTTAGAAGCACTGGTTTGTCGGTCCAGCTTCAGTCAAGGGTTGGAAAACGCTCCATGGAAGATTATGAAGCCTATGCCCTTCGCAGAGAGCTTACCAATCTCTTGTATCTGGATTCCCGGGGAATTGCTGTTACCATTAAAAATCTGTCTCTTGGAAGAGAAGATGAAATACCGCTTTCAGAATATTTAAAATGA
- the hisD gene encoding histidinol dehydrogenase codes for MRIVRLDETSRKNILADLLKRDPNQYGTYADAVQNIIDTVKRDRDKAVFAYTREFDHADIDLSNIRVTEEEMEEALKEVKPELLEVMKKSLKNIQEFHEKQKQYSWFDSKPNGTILGQKVTALESAGVYVPGGKAAYPSSVLMNIIPAKVAGVDRIVMVTPPGRDGKVNPVTLTAARLSGVTEVYKVGGAQAIAALAFGTESIPRVDKIVGPGNIFVALAKKAVYGHVSIDSIAGPSEILVLADESANPRFVAADLLSQAEHDELASSILVTTSMELAQKVSEEAERFTNQLSRTEIIRKSLDQYGYILVADSMKEAIETVNEIAPEHLEIVTKNPFEDMTKIRHAGAIFIGEYSSEPLGDYFAGPNHVLPTNGTARFFSALSVDDFVKKSSIVYYSKEALYEVHQDIEAFANAEYLTAHANSVKVRFEEEES; via the coding sequence ATGAGAATCGTAAGATTAGATGAAACATCCAGAAAAAACATTCTCGCAGATCTCTTAAAACGGGATCCCAATCAATATGGTACGTATGCAGATGCAGTCCAGAACATCATTGATACGGTAAAAAGGGACCGGGACAAGGCCGTTTTCGCATATACCAGAGAATTTGATCATGCGGATATCGATCTTTCCAACATCAGAGTAACAGAAGAGGAGATGGAGGAAGCGCTAAAGGAAGTAAAACCAGAGCTTTTGGAGGTAATGAAGAAATCCCTGAAAAACATTCAGGAATTTCACGAAAAACAGAAACAATACAGTTGGTTTGACAGCAAGCCAAACGGTACCATTCTGGGTCAAAAGGTCACTGCGCTGGAAAGTGCCGGTGTATACGTTCCAGGCGGGAAGGCCGCTTATCCTTCTTCTGTTTTAATGAACATCATTCCTGCAAAAGTGGCTGGAGTGGATCGCATCGTCATGGTGACTCCTCCGGGAAGGGATGGAAAGGTCAATCCAGTTACCTTGACCGCTGCCCGTCTTTCAGGAGTCACTGAAGTATATAAAGTGGGAGGGGCCCAGGCAATCGCAGCCCTGGCATTTGGTACAGAATCCATTCCACGGGTGGATAAAATTGTAGGCCCTGGCAATATCTTTGTTGCCCTGGCAAAAAAGGCAGTCTACGGTCATGTGAGCATTGACAGCATTGCAGGACCAAGTGAGATTCTGGTCCTTGCAGACGAGAGTGCCAATCCCCGTTTTGTTGCAGCGGATCTTCTTTCTCAGGCAGAGCATGATGAGCTGGCTTCTTCTATTTTAGTAACCACCAGCATGGAACTGGCCCAAAAGGTATCAGAGGAGGCAGAGCGGTTTACAAACCAGCTTTCCCGAACTGAAATTATTCGTAAATCCCTGGATCAATACGGCTATATTCTGGTAGCAGATTCTATGAAGGAAGCCATTGAGACCGTCAATGAAATTGCACCGGAGCATTTGGAAATCGTGACAAAGAATCCGTTTGAGGATATGACAAAGATCCGACATGCAGGAGCTATCTTCATCGGAGAATACAGTTCAGAGCCCCTGGGTGATTATTTTGCAGGTCCTAACCACGTGCTTCCCACCAATGGGACTGCCCGTTTCTTCTCTGCTTTAAGCGTGGATGATTTTGTGAAAAAGTCAAGCATTGTTTATTATTCCAAAGAAGCCTTATATGAGGTTCACCAGGATATTGAGGCTTTTGCAAATGCAGAATATTTAACCGCTCATGCCAATTCGGTGAAGGTCCGGTTTGAGGAAGAGGAATCATAA
- the hisG gene encoding ATP phosphoribosyltransferase — translation MRYLTFALAKGRLASKSLSMFEKIGITCEEMKDKDSRKLIFVNEELGIRFFLAKASDVPTYVEYGAADIGVVGKDTILEEGRKLYEVMDLGMGSCRMCVCGPESARELLKHHERIRVATKYPAIAKDYFYNKKHQTVEIIKLNGSIELAPIVGLSEVIVDIVETGATLKENGLTVLEEICPLSARMVVNQVSLKRENDRITKLIRDLRTLLQEENQ, via the coding sequence ATGAGATATCTAACCTTTGCCCTGGCAAAAGGGCGTCTGGCCAGCAAATCCCTCTCCATGTTTGAAAAAATAGGTATTACCTGTGAAGAGATGAAGGATAAAGACTCCAGAAAATTGATCTTTGTGAATGAGGAATTAGGCATCAGATTCTTCCTTGCAAAAGCCAGCGATGTTCCCACCTATGTGGAATACGGTGCGGCGGATATCGGCGTGGTGGGCAAGGATACCATATTGGAAGAAGGTCGTAAGCTTTACGAAGTGATGGATCTTGGCATGGGAAGCTGCCGCATGTGCGTCTGTGGTCCCGAGTCAGCCAGAGAGCTTTTAAAGCATCACGAAAGAATCCGGGTAGCAACCAAATATCCAGCCATTGCCAAGGACTATTTTTACAACAAGAAGCACCAGACGGTGGAAATCATTAAGTTGAATGGTTCCATTGAGCTGGCTCCTATTGTTGGACTTTCCGAGGTCATTGTAGATATTGTGGAAACAGGAGCAACCTTAAAGGAAAATGGTCTTACAGTATTAGAGGAAATTTGTCCCCTATCAGCCCGAATGGTGGTAAATCAGGTAAGCTTAAAACGGGAAAATGACAGGATCACAAAGCTGATCCGTGATCTTCGCACCTTACTGCAGGAGGAAAACCAATGA
- the hisA gene encoding 1-(5-phosphoribosyl)-5-[(5-phosphoribosylamino)methylideneamino]imidazole-4-carboxamide isomerase, translating into MQLYPAIDLKNGQCVRLRQGEFKDITVYSDRPEEIAAKWQSKGATFLHLVDLDGALAGHSVNKEVVKKIAAEVSIPVQMGGGIRKEEDIEFILSLGVSRVIIGTKAAENPEFIRQMVNKFGQERIVAGIDAKNGMVAVEGWEKISNLSASQLANQMKEYGIRHVVYTDIARDGMLSGPNVEYTRKLTEETGLDIIASGGMSSMEDLEELYHAGICGAIIGKALYENRIDLKEAIVAFEGQDHQGRKS; encoded by the coding sequence ATGCAGCTTTATCCAGCGATTGATTTAAAAAACGGGCAGTGCGTCCGCTTAAGACAGGGCGAATTTAAGGATATAACAGTATATTCTGACAGACCAGAAGAGATTGCTGCGAAATGGCAGTCAAAGGGAGCTACCTTTCTCCATCTGGTGGACTTAGACGGTGCTCTGGCTGGTCATTCAGTGAACAAAGAGGTTGTGAAGAAGATTGCGGCGGAAGTTTCTATCCCTGTTCAGATGGGCGGCGGCATCCGAAAGGAAGAAGATATTGAGTTTATTCTGTCTCTTGGGGTAAGCCGTGTCATTATCGGAACAAAAGCTGCAGAAAATCCGGAATTTATTCGGCAAATGGTGAATAAATTTGGACAGGAGCGTATTGTAGCAGGAATCGATGCAAAAAATGGCATGGTTGCTGTAGAAGGCTGGGAGAAAATCAGCAATCTTTCCGCATCCCAGCTTGCAAACCAAATGAAAGAATACGGAATTCGTCATGTGGTGTATACAGATATCGCCAGAGATGGAATGCTGTCAGGTCCTAATGTGGAATACACCAGGAAATTGACGGAAGAAACAGGTCTTGACATTATCGCTTCCGGTGGAATGTCTTCCATGGAAGATTTAGAGGAACTATACCATGCAGGCATATGTGGTGCAATTATCGGAAAAGCTCTGTATGAGAACAGAATTGATTTAAAAGAAGCTATTGTTGCTTTTGAAGGACAGGACCATCAGGGGAGGAAAAGTTGA
- a CDS encoding SDR family NAD(P)-dependent oxidoreductase, whose translation MKIAIVTGASSGMGKEFVMQIADRFNGIGEIWAIARRQELMEELSPLVPVKLRTFSIDLTDESSLRELQEILEREKPEVKMLINAAGYGKIGTVGSVSLSDEMGMVDLNCRGLIAVTHMVIPYLSSNSRIIQFSSSASFLPQPGFAIYAATKSFVLSYSRALNEELNHRGIFVTAVCPGPVRTEFFDIAETTGRIPAYKKVVMADPKKVVRQALRESMMGRPVSVYGGTMKTLRLAAKVMPHSFILRLFRAIGVMKVKNERL comes from the coding sequence ATGAAGATTGCAATTGTAACCGGTGCATCTTCCGGTATGGGTAAAGAATTTGTCATGCAGATTGCCGATCGTTTTAACGGAATCGGTGAAATATGGGCCATTGCCAGAAGGCAGGAGCTCATGGAGGAATTATCTCCCCTGGTGCCTGTAAAGCTCCGGACCTTTTCGATAGATCTAACAGATGAAAGCTCCTTAAGAGAACTTCAGGAAATTCTTGAACGAGAGAAACCAGAGGTAAAAATGCTCATCAACGCAGCCGGTTACGGTAAAATCGGTACCGTGGGCAGCGTGAGTCTTTCCGACGAGATGGGAATGGTTGATTTAAACTGCAGAGGACTTATTGCTGTTACTCATATGGTGATTCCATATCTTTCATCCAACAGCCGGATCATACAATTTTCTTCTTCTGCTTCCTTTTTACCCCAGCCAGGCTTTGCTATTTATGCTGCTACAAAATCATTTGTTTTAAGCTACAGCCGGGCATTGAATGAAGAATTAAATCATAGGGGTATATTCGTTACGGCAGTATGCCCTGGGCCTGTAAGAACAGAATTTTTTGATATTGCTGAAACAACAGGGCGTATTCCTGCTTACAAAAAGGTAGTCATGGCCGATCCTAAAAAAGTGGTTCGCCAGGCACTTCGGGAAAGTATGATGGGCCGTCCTGTTTCCGTTTACGGAGGAACGATGAAGACTCTCCGTCTGGCTGCAAAGGTAATGCCTCACAGCTTTATATTACGCCTTTTTCGAGCAATTGGTGTAATGAAGGTAAAAAATGAAAGACTCTAA